The segment GATTATTCTCTTGAAAAAACGATTGCTCACTGGCAATATACCGACCGTCTATGTGGGTTGTATGAAGAAGCAGGTGTTTCTATCAATCGTGAACCATTTGGCCCATTGACAGGTACTTTGATTCCTGCTTGTATTTCTAATGCTGTAGCTGTAATTGAAACCTTATTGGCAGCAGAGCAAGGAGTGAAAGATATCACTGTAGGTTATGGACAATGTGGTAACTTAATTCAAGACGTAGCAGCTATTCGTGCTCTTCGTGAGGTAACTAATAAATACTTAAAGAAATTTGGTTACAAGGACGTGAAGATTACTACTGTATTCCACCAATGGATGGGTGGTTTCCCTCAAGATGAGTCTAAAGCATTTGGTGTAATATCTTGGGGTTCTGCAACTGCAGCCTTAGCAAAAGCATCAAAAGTTATTGTTAAAACACCTCATGAAGCTGTGGGTGTGCCAACAAAAGAAGCAAATGCTGCTGGTTTGAGAGCTACTAAGCAAGTTATATCTATGTTACGTGACCAAGATTTTACAGAAATACCAGCAGTGGTAAAAGAGTGCAATATCATTGAAGCAGAAATGAAATGTATCCTTGATAAAGTTGAAGAACTAGGTAAAGGTGATTTCGCCCTTGGTACTATTGCAGCATTTGAAGCAGGTGTATTAGATATTCCTTTTGCTCCTAGCCGTTACAATGCTGGTAAAGTAATGCCTGCTCGTGATAATGATGGAGCAATCCGTATTTTAGAGTTGGGTAACCTTCCTTTCACTCAAGAGCTTAGAGACTTCCATAGAGGTAAGCTTGAAGAGAGAGCTAAATTTGAGAACAGACCTGTCAATTTCCAAATGGTTATTGATGACGTGTATGCCATCGGTAAAGGATTCTTGGTAGGACGTCCAAAAATATAATAACTAATCAATAAAACGACAACACTTTTAAAACTAGTACTATGAAAATTAAAAAAGTTATATGTGCCCCAGGTAAAACAGGTTTTTACTTTGACGACCAAAAAGCAATTAAACAAGGTGCTAAAAATGATGGAGCATTTTATTTAGGTGAGCCTGTAACTCCAGGTTTTACATCAGTTCGTCAAGCTGGTGAGTCAATTTCAGTACTATTCATACTTGAAAACGGAGCTATTGCTCATGGTGATTGTGCAGCTGTACAATACTCAGGAGCAGGTGGTAGAGATCCTCTTTTCTTAGCAGAAAACTTTATTCCTCTAATTGAAAAAG is part of the Bacteroides coprosuis DSM 18011 genome and harbors:
- a CDS encoding methylaspartate mutase, E subunit (COGs: COG4865 Glutamate mutase epsilon subunit~InterPro IPR006396~KEGG: drm:Dred_2690 methylaspartate mutase, E subunit~PFAM: Glutamate mutase, E subunit~PRIAM: Methylaspartate mutase~SPTR: Methylaspartate mutase, E subunit;~TIGRFAM: Glutamate mutase, E subunit~IMG reference gene:2504106832~PFAM: Methylaspartate mutase E chain (MutE)~TIGRFAM: methylaspartate mutase, E subunit) encodes the protein MKITNKKLSNDDFFAERKEVLNQWPTGKNIDFDEAVAYQKTIPDSKRFGTKLQKATAEGVTLVQPRAGVALYEKHIELLQYLENEGGADLLPSTIDSYTRLNRYHEAEVGIEKSIETGRSMLNGFPVVNYGQEICRKVTSVMKSPVQVRHGTPDARLLTEISIAGGFTSYEGGGISYNIPYSKDYSLEKTIAHWQYTDRLCGLYEEAGVSINREPFGPLTGTLIPACISNAVAVIETLLAAEQGVKDITVGYGQCGNLIQDVAAIRALREVTNKYLKKFGYKDVKITTVFHQWMGGFPQDESKAFGVISWGSATAALAKASKVIVKTPHEAVGVPTKEANAAGLRATKQVISMLRDQDFTEIPAVVKECNIIEAEMKCILDKVEELGKGDFALGTIAAFEAGVLDIPFAPSRYNAGKVMPARDNDGAIRILELGNLPFTQELRDFHRGKLEERAKFENRPVNFQMVIDDVYAIGKGFLVGRPKI